A single Kryptolebias marmoratus isolate JLee-2015 linkage group LG7, ASM164957v2, whole genome shotgun sequence DNA region contains:
- the LOC108249819 gene encoding zinc finger protein 665 isoform X1, with protein MFFCSSGGSEPLSGSKTDMLRGIITEKLSTAAREILAVVERTVADYEEEASGFRLEISRQRRQLELLLPQEKLNKRALVPDLYSHEVVVVSEEREEHADVEEAESQSLPWNNADDDDEDEKRPETTSRPDQEDPKDLDCQIPPSSSISKTKILREIITEKLSTAAQEISEVVERTVADEEEEEASAFRQEMDRQRRQLELLQPQVRLHRGDVEEAESQSLPWSHADDDDEDDEDYKRPTTDSRPKQADLKDPDYEISPRSVSSRVPSVRKRSGRLQISDLQNQINLKIRLLEDSQIEVLSTAVFKKSPIRDLKCSRGLQEADFLNILRSTFPQLANNEPFDVFMTDHSKKLRPLRVKSLTPEEISRSIRSSGNSALYIRLKEGNQKKEEKKESRTNKPTNDGTGFKTRVELQSCSSTSQQDEEPEEEEAENMESSRDREEAMDAGDDWKPDPQLLTNKPTRKRKAKLDSKKSKESKISCKVCGVWYRFQGSLIKHAWSHVDEQQDACGVCGDKFGSVEELKEHLRSYQNIHSCSDCGKTFVSVLSLKCHTAKHTGNSRFKCKVCLKSFTNQASLNTHFWAHVEEKPHKCDVCLKTFGLKAQLAVHRKTHSSQEKYQCDICKKSFNLRRSLTQHRLIHSEERHYACAVCEKRFKLEGSLKTHMKIHADRDRTFLCHICCKTFLSKSSLMAHIKIHSTEKPFVCSICRKSFAVTYDLKKHMRVHTGEAPYECSECRRCFRQKTNLDSHLKIHLGIKQFICGVCGKACSRREHLKVHMRTHNGERPYKCSVCEKTFTQSHCLKTHMKSHQTEESPVPGNQTEENPVPGNQTEENPVPGNQTEENPVPGNQTEENPVPDSSES; from the exons atgtttttctgcagcagtgGCGGTTCCGAGCCTCTCAGCGGGTCCAAAACCGACATGCTGAGAGGAATCATCACCGAGAAGCTGAGCACAGCCGCCCGGGAGATCTTAGCGGTGGTGGAGAGGACCGTAGCCGACTACGAGGAGGAGGCTTCGGGCTTCAGACTGGAGATCAGCCGGCAGAGGAGACAGCTGGAGCTCCTGCTGCCGCAGGAAAAACTCAACAAGAGAG CGCTGGTCCCAGATCTGTACAGCCACGAGGTGGTGGTTGTCAGTGAGGAGCGAGAGGAGCACGCAG ACGTTGAGGAAGCTGAGAGTCAGAGCCTGCCTTGGAACAacgctgatgatgatgatgaagatgagaaACGGCCTGAAACCACCTCCAGACCGGACCAAGAAGACCCGAAGGACCTGGACTGTCAAATACCACCGAG cagcagcatctcaAAAACCAAGATACTGAGGGAAATCATCACCGAGAAGCTGAGCACAGCCGCCCAGGAGATCTCCGAGGTGGTGGAGAGGACCGTAGctgacgaagaggaggaggaggcttcGGCCTTCAGACAGGAGATGGACCGGCAGAGGAGACAGCTGGAgctcctgcagcctcaggtCCGGCTGCACCGAGGAG ATGTGGAGGAAGCTGAGAGTCAGAGCCTGCCTTGGAGCCacgctgatgatgatgatgaagatgatgaggatTACAAACGGCCTACAACAGACTCCAGACCGAAACAAGCAGACCTGAAGGACCCGGATTATGAAATATCACCAAG GTCCGTTTCCTCCAGAGTTCCCTCTGTCAGGAAGAGGTCTGGCAGACTTCAGATCAGTGACCTACAGAACCAGATAAATCTGAAGATCCGCTTACTGGAGGACTCTCAGATCGAGGTGCTTTCTACGGCAG TGTTCAAGAAAAGTCCGATCCGGGACCTGAAGTGTTCTCGAGGTCTGCAGGAGGCCGACTTCCTGAACATTCTGAGGTCCACCTTCCCTCAGCTGGCTAACAATGAGCCGTTTGACGTCTTCATGACGGATCACAGCAAGAAGTTACGTCCTCTGAGAGTAAAGTCTCTGACTCCAGAGGAGATCTCCAGGAGCATCAGATCCAGCGGGAACTCGGCGCTCTACATCCGACTGAAG gaAGGAAACCaaaagaaggaggaaaagaagGAATCAAGAACCAACAAACCAACGAATGATGGAACTGGCTTCAAAACAAG AGTGGAGCTTCAGTCCTGCAGCTCGACGTCTCAGCAGGACGAGgaaccagaggaggaggaagcagagaACATGGAGTCCAGCCGTGACAGAGAGGAGGCGATGGATGCAGGAGACGACTGGAAACCAGATCCTCAGCTGctcacaaacaaaccaaccaggaaaagaaaagctaaacTGGACTCAAAGAAGAGCAAGGAGAGTAAAATATCCTGTAAAGTGTGTGGAGTCTGGTACCGCTTCCAGGGCAGCCTGATCAAACACGCCTGGAGTCACGTGGACGAGCAGCAGGACGCCTGTGGGGTCTGTGGAGACAAGTTTGGATCTGTGGAGGAGTTAAAGGAACACCTCCGAAGCTACCAGAACATTCACAGCTGTTCAGACTGTGGGAAGACTTTCGTCTCCGTCCTGAGCCTGAAGTGTCACACCGCTAAGCACACAGGAAACAGCCGGTTTAAATGTAAAGTCTGCCTGAAAAGCTTCACTAACCAGGCTTCTCTGAACACTCACTTCTGGGCTCACGTCGAAGAGAAACCGCACAAATGTGACGTCTGTCTGAAGACGTTCGGTCTGAAGGCTCAGCTCGCGGTTCACAGAAAGACGCACAGCAGCCAAGAGAAATACCAGTGTGACATCTGTAAGAAGTCCTTCAACCTGCGGCGCTCTCTGACCCAGCACCGGCTGATCCACTCAGAAGAACGCCACTACGCCTGCGCCGTCTGTGAGAAACGCTTCAAACTCGAAGGGTCATTAAAGACGCACATGAAGATCCACGCGGACAGAGACCGGACCTTCCTCTGCCACATCTGCTGCAAAACGTTCCTCTCCAAATCCTCGCTGATGGCTCACATAAAGATCCACAGCACAGAGAAGCCGTTCGTCTGCAGCATCTGCCGTAAAAGCTTCGCTGTCACCTACGACCTGAAGAAACACATGAGGGTTCACACCGGAGAGGCGCCGTACGAGTGCTCCGAGTGCAGACGCTGCTTCAGGCAGAAGACCAACCTGGACAGCCACCTTAAGATCCACTTAGGCATCAAACAGTTCATCTGCGGGGTCTGTGGGAAGGCGTGTTCTCGACGGGAACACCTGAAGGTCCACATGAGGACCCACAACGGAGAGAGACCCTACAAGTGCTCCGTCTGCGAGAAGACCTTCACCCAGAGCCactgtctgaaaacacacatgaaGAGCCACCAGACTGAAGAAAGCCCTGTCCCTGGTAACCAGACCGAGGAGAACCCTGTCCCTGGTAACCAGACCGAGGAGAACCCTGTCCCTGGTAACCAGACCGAGGAGAACCCTGTCCCTGGTAACCAGACCGAGGAGAACCCTGTCCCTGATTCCTCCGAGTCCTGA
- the LOC108249819 gene encoding zinc finger protein 665 isoform X2, protein MFFCSSGGSEPLSGSKTDMLRGIITEKLSTAAREILAVVERTVADYEEEASGFRLEISRQRRQLELLLPQEKLNKRALVPDLYSHEVVVVSEEREEHADVEEAESQSLPWNNADDDDEDEKRPETTSRPDQEDPKDLDCQIPPSSISKTKILREIITEKLSTAAQEISEVVERTVADEEEEEASAFRQEMDRQRRQLELLQPQVRLHRGDVEEAESQSLPWSHADDDDEDDEDYKRPTTDSRPKQADLKDPDYEISPRSVSSRVPSVRKRSGRLQISDLQNQINLKIRLLEDSQIEVLSTAVFKKSPIRDLKCSRGLQEADFLNILRSTFPQLANNEPFDVFMTDHSKKLRPLRVKSLTPEEISRSIRSSGNSALYIRLKEGNQKKEEKKESRTNKPTNDGTGFKTRVELQSCSSTSQQDEEPEEEEAENMESSRDREEAMDAGDDWKPDPQLLTNKPTRKRKAKLDSKKSKESKISCKVCGVWYRFQGSLIKHAWSHVDEQQDACGVCGDKFGSVEELKEHLRSYQNIHSCSDCGKTFVSVLSLKCHTAKHTGNSRFKCKVCLKSFTNQASLNTHFWAHVEEKPHKCDVCLKTFGLKAQLAVHRKTHSSQEKYQCDICKKSFNLRRSLTQHRLIHSEERHYACAVCEKRFKLEGSLKTHMKIHADRDRTFLCHICCKTFLSKSSLMAHIKIHSTEKPFVCSICRKSFAVTYDLKKHMRVHTGEAPYECSECRRCFRQKTNLDSHLKIHLGIKQFICGVCGKACSRREHLKVHMRTHNGERPYKCSVCEKTFTQSHCLKTHMKSHQTEESPVPGNQTEENPVPGNQTEENPVPGNQTEENPVPGNQTEENPVPDSSES, encoded by the exons atgtttttctgcagcagtgGCGGTTCCGAGCCTCTCAGCGGGTCCAAAACCGACATGCTGAGAGGAATCATCACCGAGAAGCTGAGCACAGCCGCCCGGGAGATCTTAGCGGTGGTGGAGAGGACCGTAGCCGACTACGAGGAGGAGGCTTCGGGCTTCAGACTGGAGATCAGCCGGCAGAGGAGACAGCTGGAGCTCCTGCTGCCGCAGGAAAAACTCAACAAGAGAG CGCTGGTCCCAGATCTGTACAGCCACGAGGTGGTGGTTGTCAGTGAGGAGCGAGAGGAGCACGCAG ACGTTGAGGAAGCTGAGAGTCAGAGCCTGCCTTGGAACAacgctgatgatgatgatgaagatgagaaACGGCCTGAAACCACCTCCAGACCGGACCAAGAAGACCCGAAGGACCTGGACTGTCAAATACCACCGAG cagcatctcaAAAACCAAGATACTGAGGGAAATCATCACCGAGAAGCTGAGCACAGCCGCCCAGGAGATCTCCGAGGTGGTGGAGAGGACCGTAGctgacgaagaggaggaggaggcttcGGCCTTCAGACAGGAGATGGACCGGCAGAGGAGACAGCTGGAgctcctgcagcctcaggtCCGGCTGCACCGAGGAG ATGTGGAGGAAGCTGAGAGTCAGAGCCTGCCTTGGAGCCacgctgatgatgatgatgaagatgatgaggatTACAAACGGCCTACAACAGACTCCAGACCGAAACAAGCAGACCTGAAGGACCCGGATTATGAAATATCACCAAG GTCCGTTTCCTCCAGAGTTCCCTCTGTCAGGAAGAGGTCTGGCAGACTTCAGATCAGTGACCTACAGAACCAGATAAATCTGAAGATCCGCTTACTGGAGGACTCTCAGATCGAGGTGCTTTCTACGGCAG TGTTCAAGAAAAGTCCGATCCGGGACCTGAAGTGTTCTCGAGGTCTGCAGGAGGCCGACTTCCTGAACATTCTGAGGTCCACCTTCCCTCAGCTGGCTAACAATGAGCCGTTTGACGTCTTCATGACGGATCACAGCAAGAAGTTACGTCCTCTGAGAGTAAAGTCTCTGACTCCAGAGGAGATCTCCAGGAGCATCAGATCCAGCGGGAACTCGGCGCTCTACATCCGACTGAAG gaAGGAAACCaaaagaaggaggaaaagaagGAATCAAGAACCAACAAACCAACGAATGATGGAACTGGCTTCAAAACAAG AGTGGAGCTTCAGTCCTGCAGCTCGACGTCTCAGCAGGACGAGgaaccagaggaggaggaagcagagaACATGGAGTCCAGCCGTGACAGAGAGGAGGCGATGGATGCAGGAGACGACTGGAAACCAGATCCTCAGCTGctcacaaacaaaccaaccaggaaaagaaaagctaaacTGGACTCAAAGAAGAGCAAGGAGAGTAAAATATCCTGTAAAGTGTGTGGAGTCTGGTACCGCTTCCAGGGCAGCCTGATCAAACACGCCTGGAGTCACGTGGACGAGCAGCAGGACGCCTGTGGGGTCTGTGGAGACAAGTTTGGATCTGTGGAGGAGTTAAAGGAACACCTCCGAAGCTACCAGAACATTCACAGCTGTTCAGACTGTGGGAAGACTTTCGTCTCCGTCCTGAGCCTGAAGTGTCACACCGCTAAGCACACAGGAAACAGCCGGTTTAAATGTAAAGTCTGCCTGAAAAGCTTCACTAACCAGGCTTCTCTGAACACTCACTTCTGGGCTCACGTCGAAGAGAAACCGCACAAATGTGACGTCTGTCTGAAGACGTTCGGTCTGAAGGCTCAGCTCGCGGTTCACAGAAAGACGCACAGCAGCCAAGAGAAATACCAGTGTGACATCTGTAAGAAGTCCTTCAACCTGCGGCGCTCTCTGACCCAGCACCGGCTGATCCACTCAGAAGAACGCCACTACGCCTGCGCCGTCTGTGAGAAACGCTTCAAACTCGAAGGGTCATTAAAGACGCACATGAAGATCCACGCGGACAGAGACCGGACCTTCCTCTGCCACATCTGCTGCAAAACGTTCCTCTCCAAATCCTCGCTGATGGCTCACATAAAGATCCACAGCACAGAGAAGCCGTTCGTCTGCAGCATCTGCCGTAAAAGCTTCGCTGTCACCTACGACCTGAAGAAACACATGAGGGTTCACACCGGAGAGGCGCCGTACGAGTGCTCCGAGTGCAGACGCTGCTTCAGGCAGAAGACCAACCTGGACAGCCACCTTAAGATCCACTTAGGCATCAAACAGTTCATCTGCGGGGTCTGTGGGAAGGCGTGTTCTCGACGGGAACACCTGAAGGTCCACATGAGGACCCACAACGGAGAGAGACCCTACAAGTGCTCCGTCTGCGAGAAGACCTTCACCCAGAGCCactgtctgaaaacacacatgaaGAGCCACCAGACTGAAGAAAGCCCTGTCCCTGGTAACCAGACCGAGGAGAACCCTGTCCCTGGTAACCAGACCGAGGAGAACCCTGTCCCTGGTAACCAGACCGAGGAGAACCCTGTCCCTGGTAACCAGACCGAGGAGAACCCTGTCCCTGATTCCTCCGAGTCCTGA